The proteins below come from a single Burkholderia humptydooensis genomic window:
- a CDS encoding MEKHLA domain-containing protein has product MSHSLALDPDFFDLLAVSHLRLIGTPLVDPAVPRADGPRWLYEDAPFCVLAHDAAEDPRYVYANRTVQRCFEYDWDEMTALHSRYSAEEPNRDERARLLESVRTRGFATGYRGLRVAKSGRRFWIEDVTVWNLIDRDGTYRGQAATYRRWTDA; this is encoded by the coding sequence ATGTCCCATTCGCTTGCGCTGGATCCGGATTTCTTCGATCTCCTTGCGGTCAGCCACCTGCGGCTGATCGGCACGCCGCTCGTCGACCCTGCGGTGCCGCGCGCCGACGGCCCGCGCTGGCTCTACGAGGACGCGCCGTTTTGCGTGCTCGCCCACGACGCCGCCGAGGACCCGCGCTACGTCTATGCGAACAGGACCGTGCAGCGCTGCTTCGAGTACGACTGGGACGAGATGACCGCGTTGCATTCGCGGTACTCCGCCGAGGAGCCGAATCGCGACGAGCGCGCGCGGCTGCTCGAATCGGTGCGAACGCGCGGCTTCGCGACCGGCTATCGCGGCCTGCGGGTGGCGAAATCGGGGCGGCGTTTCTGGATTGAGGACGTCACCGTCTGGAATCTGATCGATCGCGACGGCACGTATCGGGGGCAGGCCGCGACCTATCGCCGGTGGACGGACGCGTGA
- a CDS encoding MFS transporter, producing MTIKTLLQEPALPGAAPSADAPDFTSGTLAALVAFAAITPLLLLVAPAVAGQLGAQLGLSASQIGTYFFVELGAFSAATLPSYLWLGRIDARRIAWCATAVFCAGNLATAVWMPGFAPLLALRAATALGGGTLMVLCMTSAAASGNSDRVYGLWVVGQLVAGAAGLFLLPHLFGALGLRALYVVLATLALCAAPLASRFPAVPRARARHASHAHPAAARTAAALAVGGVLTFYLAIGGVWTFASKAAAAVGFDAQASGNVLAIASLMGIAGAALASYLGGRAARRAMLLAGYGILAASLVALAAAPNATGYTIAIFGFKFAWTFVLPFILASVAAVDATGRLIATLNLVIGSGLAAGPLAAGLLLDGGGTLRALFSIAAAVSAASLATMLRVERDAH from the coding sequence ATGACCATCAAGACATTGCTGCAAGAGCCCGCGCTGCCGGGCGCGGCGCCGTCCGCCGACGCGCCCGATTTCACGAGCGGCACGCTCGCCGCGCTCGTCGCGTTCGCGGCGATCACGCCGCTCCTGCTGCTCGTCGCGCCGGCCGTGGCCGGCCAGCTCGGCGCGCAGCTCGGGTTGTCGGCGTCGCAGATCGGCACGTACTTCTTCGTCGAGCTGGGCGCGTTCAGCGCGGCGACGCTGCCGTCGTATCTATGGCTCGGCCGCATCGACGCGCGGCGCATCGCGTGGTGCGCGACCGCCGTGTTCTGCGCCGGCAATCTCGCGACCGCCGTGTGGATGCCGGGCTTCGCGCCGCTTCTCGCGCTGCGCGCGGCGACGGCGCTCGGCGGCGGCACGCTGATGGTGCTCTGCATGACGAGCGCCGCGGCGAGCGGCAACAGCGATCGCGTCTACGGGCTCTGGGTCGTCGGCCAGTTGGTCGCGGGCGCGGCCGGCCTGTTCCTGCTGCCGCACCTGTTCGGCGCGCTCGGATTGCGCGCGCTGTACGTCGTGCTCGCCACGCTCGCACTGTGCGCGGCGCCGCTCGCGAGCCGCTTTCCGGCCGTGCCGCGCGCGCGGGCGCGGCACGCGTCGCACGCGCATCCGGCCGCGGCGCGCACGGCGGCCGCGCTCGCGGTCGGTGGGGTGCTGACGTTCTACCTCGCGATCGGCGGTGTATGGACCTTCGCCAGCAAAGCGGCGGCGGCCGTCGGCTTCGACGCGCAGGCGAGCGGCAACGTGCTCGCGATCGCGAGCCTGATGGGCATCGCGGGCGCGGCGCTCGCGTCGTATCTGGGCGGCCGCGCCGCGCGGCGCGCGATGCTGCTCGCCGGTTACGGAATCCTCGCCGCGTCGCTCGTCGCGCTCGCCGCGGCGCCGAACGCAACCGGCTACACGATCGCGATCTTCGGCTTCAAGTTCGCGTGGACCTTCGTCCTGCCGTTCATCCTCGCGAGCGTCGCGGCCGTCGATGCGACCGGGCGCCTGATCGCGACGCTCAATCTCGTGATCGGCTCGGGGCTCGCCGCCGGGCCGCTCGCCGCCGGACTGCTGCTCGACGGCGGCGGCACGCTGCGCGCGCTGTTCTCGATCGCGGCCGCGGTCTCGGCCGCATCGCTCGCGACGATGCTGCGCGTCGAGCGCGACGCGCATTGA
- the hpnD gene encoding presqualene diphosphate synthase HpnD — MNFDEYCQQKAAPPGSSFYYALRQAPLARQPLVAALFALRREIEQTVKEVSDPTVGHAKLAWWQKELAALAAGNPSHPVSQALAAHHPDIAREAGALRTLVSGYGMDLEQARYLDFANLRRYVDHTGGTFAALVARASASRPAAGDARWAQPLGEALTLAQFVQDLGQDARQGRIYVPIDELQRYGVTAADLLNRRYTPAYTELMRFQTSRARDALNASLSGIPADERRAQRTLRALGALALAVLDEIERDGFQVLHQRIALTPIRKLWIAWRAARRR, encoded by the coding sequence GTGAATTTCGACGAATACTGCCAGCAGAAAGCCGCGCCGCCCGGCTCCAGCTTCTACTATGCGCTGCGCCAGGCGCCGCTCGCGCGCCAGCCGCTCGTCGCCGCGCTGTTCGCGCTGCGTCGCGAAATCGAGCAGACGGTGAAGGAGGTCAGCGATCCGACTGTCGGCCACGCGAAGCTCGCGTGGTGGCAAAAGGAACTCGCCGCGCTCGCGGCCGGCAATCCGTCGCATCCGGTGTCACAGGCGCTCGCCGCGCATCATCCGGACATCGCGCGCGAAGCCGGCGCGCTGCGCACGCTCGTGAGCGGATACGGCATGGATCTCGAGCAGGCGCGCTATCTGGACTTCGCGAATCTGCGCCGCTATGTCGACCATACGGGCGGCACGTTCGCCGCGCTCGTCGCGCGCGCGAGCGCGAGCCGGCCCGCCGCGGGCGACGCGCGCTGGGCGCAGCCGCTCGGCGAGGCGCTCACGCTCGCGCAATTCGTGCAGGATCTCGGGCAGGATGCGCGGCAGGGGCGCATCTACGTGCCGATCGACGAACTGCAACGCTATGGCGTGACGGCCGCCGATCTCCTCAATCGCCGCTACACCCCCGCGTATACCGAGCTGATGCGCTTCCAGACGTCGCGCGCGCGCGACGCGCTCAACGCGTCGCTATCCGGCATCCCCGCCGACGAGCGCCGCGCGCAGCGCACGCTGCGCGCGCTCGGCGCGCTCGCGCTCGCGGTGCTCGACGAGATCGAGCGCGACGGCTTCCAGGTGCTGCACCAGCGAATCGCGCTCACACCGATCCGCAAGCTGTGGATCGCGTGGCGCGCCGCGCGGCGCCGCTGA
- a CDS encoding DUF1501 domain-containing protein: MKRRDFLALASLAGAAGVSLSLPRAFAAAPAASGEKGAFGAIGAIGAAGAARYSNLLILVELKGGNDGLNTVIPYADPLYRTLRPTIGVKREQVVQLDERAALHPALEPIVPLWREGRLAIVDGVGYPQPNLSHFRSIEIWDTASRADEYLREGWLTRAFAQASVPPGFAADGIVLGSAEMGPLANGARAIALVNPAQFARAARLVQPVSLREQNPALAHVIDIENDIVKAADRLRPHAGTPALATAFPGGPFGASVKTAMQVLAACDTPQRTPAPGQGVAVLRLTLNGFDTHQNQPGQQAGLLRQLAQGLVAMRSALIELGRWNDTLVMTYAEFGRRARENQSNGTDHGTAAPHFVMGGRVRGGLYGAPPALAALDGNGNLPVAVDFRQLYATVLGPWWGLDATSVLKQRFEPLPLLRA, encoded by the coding sequence ATGAAACGACGCGATTTTCTGGCCTTGGCGAGTCTTGCCGGCGCGGCGGGCGTATCGCTGTCGCTGCCGCGCGCGTTCGCGGCGGCACCGGCCGCTTCGGGCGAGAAGGGGGCATTCGGCGCGATCGGCGCGATCGGCGCGGCGGGCGCCGCGCGCTACTCTAACCTGCTGATCCTCGTCGAGCTGAAGGGCGGCAACGACGGGCTCAACACGGTGATTCCCTATGCGGACCCGCTGTACCGCACGCTGCGCCCGACGATCGGCGTCAAGCGCGAGCAGGTCGTGCAGCTCGACGAGCGCGCCGCGCTGCATCCGGCGCTCGAGCCGATCGTGCCTCTCTGGCGCGAGGGGCGGCTCGCGATCGTCGACGGCGTCGGCTATCCGCAGCCGAATCTGTCGCACTTTCGCTCGATCGAGATCTGGGATACCGCGTCGCGCGCGGACGAGTATCTGCGCGAAGGGTGGCTCACGCGCGCCTTCGCGCAGGCCAGCGTGCCGCCCGGCTTCGCCGCGGACGGCATCGTGCTCGGCAGCGCGGAAATGGGGCCGCTCGCGAACGGCGCGCGCGCGATCGCACTCGTCAATCCCGCGCAGTTCGCGCGCGCGGCGCGGCTCGTGCAGCCCGTGTCGCTGCGCGAGCAGAATCCCGCGCTCGCGCACGTGATCGACATCGAAAACGACATCGTCAAGGCCGCCGACCGGCTGCGTCCGCACGCGGGCACGCCCGCGCTCGCGACCGCGTTTCCGGGCGGACCGTTCGGCGCGTCGGTGAAGACCGCGATGCAGGTGCTCGCCGCGTGCGATACGCCGCAGCGCACGCCGGCGCCGGGGCAGGGCGTTGCGGTGCTGCGCCTCACGCTGAACGGCTTCGACACGCACCAGAACCAGCCCGGCCAGCAGGCGGGATTGCTCAGGCAACTGGCGCAGGGGCTTGTCGCGATGCGCTCGGCGTTGATCGAGCTCGGGCGCTGGAACGATACGCTCGTGATGACGTATGCGGAATTCGGCCGGCGCGCGCGAGAGAACCAGAGCAACGGGACGGATCACGGCACGGCCGCGCCGCATTTCGTGATGGGCGGGCGTGTGCGCGGCGGGCTGTATGGCGCGCCGCCCGCGCTTGCTGCGCTCGACGGCAACGGCAACCTGCCCGTCGCGGTCGATTTCCGTCAGCTCTATGCGACCGTGCTCGGCCCGTGGTGGGGGCTCGACGCGACGAGCGTGCTCAAGCAGCGCTTCGAGCCGCTGCCGCTGCTGCGCGCCTGA
- a CDS encoding class II histone deacetylase, translating to MTKTAFFTDERTFWHTGGAHALFFPVGGWVQPPSSAGYAESPDSKRRLLSLVHASGLAARLDMSSAPAATDDDLLRIHPAHYLDAFKRASDAGGGDLGELAPFGRGSYEIAALSAGLALAAVDAVLAERAANAFSLSRPPGHHCLRDKPMGFCLLANIPIAIEAARAKHRVERVAVIDWDVHHGNGTQAIYYDDPNTLTLSLHQDRCFPPGYSGADERGAGAGAGANVNVPLLAGAGDDAYRYAFERIVLPALDAFRPDLVVVASGLDANAVDPLARMQLHSDSYRFMTHALKQAAQRHCAGRLVVVHEGGYSEAYVPFCGQAIVEALSGMRTDVADPMLELAIAQQPGERFNAFQRQLIDEMAARFGY from the coding sequence ATGACAAAAACCGCTTTCTTCACCGACGAACGCACTTTCTGGCACACGGGTGGCGCGCATGCGCTGTTCTTTCCGGTCGGCGGATGGGTGCAGCCGCCGTCGAGCGCGGGCTATGCGGAATCGCCCGACTCGAAACGGCGCCTGCTGTCGCTCGTGCACGCGTCGGGGCTCGCCGCGAGGCTCGACATGTCGAGCGCGCCCGCCGCAACCGATGACGATCTGCTGCGCATTCATCCCGCGCATTACCTCGACGCGTTCAAGCGCGCGAGCGATGCGGGCGGCGGCGACCTCGGCGAGCTCGCGCCGTTCGGGCGGGGCAGCTACGAGATCGCGGCGCTGTCGGCGGGGCTCGCGCTCGCCGCCGTCGACGCGGTGCTCGCCGAGCGCGCGGCGAACGCGTTCTCGCTGTCGCGCCCGCCCGGCCATCACTGCCTGCGCGACAAGCCGATGGGTTTCTGCCTGCTCGCGAACATTCCGATCGCAATCGAGGCCGCGCGCGCGAAGCATCGCGTCGAGCGCGTCGCGGTGATCGACTGGGACGTGCATCACGGCAACGGCACGCAGGCGATCTACTACGACGATCCCAACACGCTGACGCTCTCGCTGCATCAGGACCGCTGCTTTCCGCCCGGCTACAGCGGCGCCGACGAGCGCGGCGCGGGCGCGGGTGCGGGCGCGAACGTCAACGTTCCGCTGCTCGCTGGAGCGGGCGACGATGCGTATCGCTACGCATTCGAGCGGATCGTGCTGCCCGCGCTCGACGCGTTCAGGCCCGATCTCGTCGTCGTCGCGAGCGGGCTCGACGCGAACGCGGTCGACCCGCTCGCGCGAATGCAGTTGCACAGCGACAGCTACCGGTTCATGACGCACGCGCTGAAGCAGGCCGCGCAGCGGCATTGCGCGGGGCGGCTCGTCGTCGTGCACGAAGGCGGTTATTCGGAGGCCTATGTACCGTTTTGCGGACAGGCGATCGTCGAGGCGCTGTCGGGCATGCGCACCGACGTCGCCGATCCGATGCTCGAACTTGCGATCGCGCAGCAGCCCGGCGAGCGCTTCAACGCGTTCCAGCGGCAACTGATCGACGAGATGGCGGCGCGCTTCGGTTATTGA
- a CDS encoding porin produces the protein MKTFRFRNTRRRRALAATATLAALSGPTHAQSTLTLYGVADAGVQYLSNADGRHAAWQLQNYGILPSQVGIKGEEDLGGGWRALFKLEQGINLNDGTATVPGHAFFRGAYVGIGGPAGTVTLGRQFSTLFDKTLFYDPLWYASYSGQGVLVPLSANFIDHSIKFQSATFAGFDVEALAATAGIAGNTRAGRVLELGGQFTSNGLSASAVLHRSHGTVDGGVDRSAQRRDIGTFAARYAFASLPLTVHAGVERLTGDLDPARTIVWGGARYQTSGRFGFAGGVYHTDSPTPRIGHPTLFIASATCSLSKRTVAYLNLGYAKNSDRSSQTVYEYDPTPLAGASQFGAMLGMYHVF, from the coding sequence ATGAAGACGTTCAGGTTCAGGAATACACGCCGACGACGCGCGCTCGCCGCAACCGCGACGCTCGCCGCGCTGTCCGGCCCGACGCACGCGCAGTCGACGCTCACGCTCTACGGCGTGGCCGACGCGGGCGTGCAGTATCTGTCGAACGCAGACGGCCGGCATGCCGCCTGGCAGTTGCAAAACTACGGAATCCTGCCTTCCCAGGTCGGCATCAAGGGCGAAGAGGATCTCGGCGGCGGCTGGCGGGCGCTCTTCAAGCTCGAGCAAGGCATCAACCTGAACGACGGCACGGCGACCGTGCCCGGCCATGCGTTCTTTCGCGGCGCGTACGTCGGCATCGGCGGCCCCGCCGGCACCGTCACGCTCGGCCGCCAGTTCAGCACGCTGTTCGACAAGACGCTCTTCTACGACCCGCTCTGGTACGCGTCGTACAGCGGCCAGGGCGTGCTCGTGCCGCTGTCCGCGAACTTCATCGACCACTCGATCAAGTTCCAGTCAGCGACGTTCGCGGGCTTCGACGTCGAGGCGCTCGCCGCGACGGCGGGCATCGCGGGCAATACGCGCGCCGGCCGCGTGCTCGAGCTGGGCGGCCAGTTCACGAGCAACGGCCTGTCGGCGAGCGCCGTGCTGCATCGGTCGCACGGCACGGTCGACGGCGGCGTCGACCGCTCCGCGCAGCGGCGCGACATCGGCACGTTCGCCGCGCGCTATGCGTTCGCATCGCTGCCGCTCACCGTCCATGCCGGCGTCGAGCGCCTGACGGGCGATCTCGATCCCGCGCGCACGATCGTCTGGGGCGGCGCGCGCTACCAGACGAGCGGCCGCTTCGGCTTCGCGGGCGGCGTCTATCACACCGATTCGCCGACGCCGCGGATCGGCCATCCGACGCTCTTCATCGCGAGCGCGACCTGTTCGCTGTCGAAGCGCACCGTCGCATACCTGAACCTCGGCTACGCGAAAAACAGCGACCGCAGCTCGCAGACCGTCTACGAATACGACCCGACGCCGCTCGCCGGCGCATCGCAGTTCGGCGCGATGCTCGGCATGTACCACGTCTTCTGA
- a CDS encoding helix-turn-helix transcriptional regulator, which translates to MASRAGFRQDIDALRDVPAAIVLDEAAWPPLALRRRDFDGVTQTPGPASRELSLFLLDLYAVASRASIGEFECRFFQLLLRYLPFDAGWTGVANHTPTGPVMHNSYLYRLPHEFFPDWKRVRDCDPLAHRTLHGAYGRAAILSVVEPGLDGRFRDWCVKYGLAQLMCVCTLDRRFGLATFLSIYRQALNRPFTEDDARRYEDVIPHLAAALTINRAAQLTRLRSEAAASTMRAICDNFGVLHHADAGFGAVLRTEWPDWAGSRLPPALVEHLRRHASQPYLGDALRLRCVPVAGLFQLEVRPRSLLDRLSPRELAAIRYYGEGRSHKEVAQQMEIAPATVRHYLRCAYRKLGMHDKSQISGVLGELDRAAEGAGAARDIDE; encoded by the coding sequence GTGGCGAGCAGGGCGGGATTCCGGCAGGACATCGATGCGCTGCGCGACGTGCCGGCGGCGATCGTGCTCGACGAAGCCGCGTGGCCGCCGCTTGCGTTGCGCCGGCGCGATTTCGACGGCGTCACGCAGACGCCCGGCCCGGCGTCGCGCGAGCTGAGCCTATTCCTGCTCGATCTGTACGCGGTCGCGAGCCGCGCGTCGATCGGCGAGTTCGAGTGCCGCTTCTTTCAGTTGCTGTTGCGCTATCTGCCGTTCGACGCCGGCTGGACGGGCGTCGCGAACCACACGCCGACCGGCCCCGTGATGCACAACAGCTATCTGTACCGGCTGCCGCACGAGTTCTTCCCCGACTGGAAGCGCGTGCGCGACTGCGATCCGCTTGCGCACCGGACCTTGCATGGCGCATACGGCCGGGCGGCGATCCTGTCCGTCGTCGAGCCGGGGCTCGATGGGCGTTTTCGCGACTGGTGCGTCAAATACGGGCTCGCGCAACTGATGTGCGTGTGCACGCTCGACCGGCGTTTCGGACTCGCGACGTTTCTGTCGATCTACCGGCAGGCCCTGAATCGTCCGTTCACCGAAGACGACGCGCGCCGCTACGAAGACGTGATCCCGCACCTCGCGGCCGCGCTGACGATCAACCGCGCCGCGCAGCTCACGCGCCTGCGCAGCGAGGCGGCCGCATCGACGATGCGCGCGATCTGCGACAACTTCGGCGTGCTGCATCACGCGGACGCCGGCTTCGGCGCGGTGCTGCGCACCGAGTGGCCGGACTGGGCCGGCTCGCGGCTGCCGCCCGCGCTCGTCGAGCACCTGCGCCGCCACGCGTCGCAGCCGTATTTGGGCGACGCGCTGCGCCTGCGGTGCGTGCCCGTCGCCGGACTGTTCCAGCTCGAGGTGCGGCCGCGCTCGCTGCTCGATCGCCTGAGTCCGCGCGAGCTCGCGGCGATCCGCTATTACGGCGAGGGGCGCTCGCACAAGGAGGTCGCGCAGCAGATGGAGATCGCGCCCGCGACCGTGCGCCACTATCTGCGCTGCGCGTATCGCAAGCTCGGGATGCACGACAAGAGCCAGATATCGGGCGTGCTCGGCGAGCTCGATCGCGCCGCCGAGGGAGCCGGCGCGGCGCGCGACATCGACGAGTGA
- a CDS encoding phospholipase D family nuclease, whose product MQLPKRLAAACLAAVFLSAAPPAVSKTASESLIERLVALIADALPSSAKEAPAGQVVEAAFSPDGGAETLVLKVIGTSRASIRLAGYSFTSPKVVRALLDARRRGVDVAIVVDNDGNRSRASKQALNLLVNAKVPTRTIGRYAIHHDKYIVVDGRHVETGSFNFSAAAAARNSENVLVVWNNPALAAQYLKHWQNRYDQGTDYRSTY is encoded by the coding sequence ATGCAGTTGCCGAAGCGGCTCGCCGCCGCGTGTCTCGCCGCCGTTTTCCTGTCCGCCGCACCGCCCGCCGTCAGCAAGACGGCTTCCGAATCACTGATCGAGCGCCTCGTCGCGCTGATCGCCGACGCGCTGCCGTCGTCCGCGAAGGAAGCGCCGGCGGGACAGGTCGTCGAGGCCGCGTTCTCGCCGGACGGCGGCGCGGAAACGCTCGTGTTGAAGGTGATCGGCACCTCGCGCGCGTCGATCCGCCTCGCCGGCTATTCGTTCACGTCGCCGAAGGTCGTGCGCGCGCTCCTCGACGCGCGCCGCCGCGGTGTCGACGTCGCGATCGTCGTCGACAACGACGGCAATCGCTCAAGGGCGTCGAAGCAGGCGCTCAACCTGCTCGTCAACGCGAAAGTGCCGACGCGCACGATCGGCCGCTACGCGATCCATCACGACAAGTACATCGTCGTCGACGGCCGCCATGTCGAGACGGGGTCGTTCAATTTCAGCGCCGCCGCGGCCGCGCGCAACTCGGAAAACGTGCTCGTCGTCTGGAACAATCCGGCGCTCGCCGCGCAGTACCTGAAGCACTGGCAGAACCGGTACGATCAGGGGACCGATTATCGGTCGACTTATTGA
- a CDS encoding DUF1800 domain-containing protein, which translates to MSDSRTSGRPPAKPDRIPAAMQTLLDADDARFLLTRTGFSPPPRDVVRLVGMTRAQALAELLDGARTQSVTPPPDWVREAPPSRAARAAFSPDERRAEQQLRNRRYDALRAWWVREMLVTPSPLTERMTLFWHNHFTSGQDKVPFPQTIAAQHALLRADALGNFGAMLHGVAKDPAMLQYLDGASNRRGRPNENFAREAMELFTLGEGHYTQRDVSEAARAYTGWGLDPDTLAHVFRPNVHDDGVKTVLGETGRFDGDAVLDILLARPETARFVVAKLWREFVSDAPDAGELERIAARFRQSGYDIKAALAELFSSDAFWADRNRGVLVKSPAEFVVGTVRLFDVDYGDTAPFANTLRALGQNLFYPPNVKGWPGGAAWINSSTLLARKQFVEQMMRATEAPGMRAAPVSHDMAGRPASMRRAAMRFDLDAWLAAYRTKPQAQPDLSTELQLQHAVLPISPVAAIEAGATSSAYLQTLLMDPAYQLK; encoded by the coding sequence ATGAGCGATTCGAGAACGTCCGGGCGGCCCCCGGCGAAGCCGGACCGGATTCCGGCTGCCATGCAGACGCTGCTTGACGCGGACGACGCGCGCTTCCTGCTGACGCGCACCGGCTTTTCGCCGCCGCCGCGCGACGTTGTGCGCCTCGTCGGCATGACGCGCGCGCAGGCGCTCGCCGAACTGCTCGACGGTGCGCGCACGCAAAGCGTGACGCCGCCTCCCGACTGGGTGCGCGAGGCGCCGCCGTCGCGCGCGGCGCGCGCCGCGTTCTCGCCCGACGAGCGACGCGCGGAACAGCAACTGCGCAATCGCCGCTACGACGCGCTGCGCGCGTGGTGGGTGCGCGAGATGCTCGTGACGCCTTCGCCGCTCACCGAGCGGATGACGCTCTTCTGGCACAACCACTTCACGTCCGGCCAGGACAAGGTACCGTTTCCGCAAACGATTGCGGCGCAACATGCGCTGCTGCGCGCCGATGCGCTCGGCAACTTCGGCGCGATGCTGCACGGCGTCGCGAAGGACCCGGCGATGCTGCAGTATCTCGACGGCGCGAGCAATCGCCGGGGCCGCCCGAACGAGAACTTCGCGCGCGAGGCGATGGAACTTTTCACGCTCGGCGAGGGCCACTATACGCAGCGCGACGTGTCCGAAGCCGCGCGCGCCTATACCGGCTGGGGGCTCGATCCCGATACGCTCGCGCATGTGTTCCGGCCGAACGTTCACGACGACGGCGTGAAGACCGTGCTCGGCGAAACCGGCCGCTTCGACGGCGACGCGGTGCTCGATATCCTGCTCGCCCGCCCCGAGACCGCGCGCTTCGTCGTCGCGAAGCTGTGGCGCGAGTTCGTCTCCGATGCGCCGGATGCCGGCGAGCTCGAGCGCATCGCCGCGCGATTCCGGCAGAGCGGCTACGACATCAAGGCGGCGCTCGCGGAGCTGTTCTCGTCCGATGCGTTCTGGGCCGACCGCAATCGCGGCGTGCTCGTCAAATCGCCGGCGGAGTTCGTGGTCGGCACGGTGCGGCTTTTCGACGTCGACTACGGCGATACCGCGCCGTTCGCGAACACGTTGCGCGCGCTCGGCCAGAACCTGTTCTATCCGCCGAACGTGAAGGGCTGGCCGGGCGGCGCGGCCTGGATCAACAGCTCGACGCTGCTTGCGCGCAAGCAGTTCGTCGAGCAGATGATGCGAGCGACGGAGGCGCCCGGCATGCGCGCGGCGCCCGTCTCCCATGACATGGCCGGCCGGCCGGCGTCGATGCGGCGCGCGGCGATGCGCTTCGATCTCGACGCGTGGCTCGCCGCGTACCGGACGAAGCCGCAGGCGCAGCCGGATCTGTCGACGGAGCTGCAACTGCAGCACGCGGTGCTGCCGATTTCGCCCGTCGCGGCGATCGAGGCGGGCGCGACGAGCAGCGCGTATTTGCAGACCCTGTTGATGGATCCGGCGTATCAACTGAAGTGA